The DNA region CCTGCACGCCTACCAGGGTGAGGGCGAGTCCGGCAGCGCCGAGGGCGACCGGCAGGACAAGGTTGTGGCCAAGGTTGTATGCCCGGGCGCCGGTGACCGGTCCTCGCAGGTAGCCCAGCATCGAGAGATCGGGCGCCAGGAAGATGAGGGAGAAGGGCAGCCAGCCGGCGCCAAGCGCCTGGTAGGCAGCCAGGGCGACGATGAAGGTGGCCGCACCCTCGGCCCGGAGGCTGAGCACGCTCGCCCGGTCGGGGACCATGGGGCCGGGAGCGGCGTCGGGCGGGACGGTGGTGATGGTCGCAGAGGTCATCCGGCGCTCTTCCATTCCGAGACGGATCCGTATTCTAATCTCGGTCGCATCACCCCGGTCAAGGGAGGATCATGAGCAGGTGATCCGCCTGGCCCGCGCCGCTGATGCCGAACGGCTCCGCAGCATCGAGCGGGCCGCCGGTGCCGCCTTTGCCGAGGTGGGGTTGGATGCCGTCGCCGCTGATGAGCCCCTCGCCGTGGAGGTCCTGGTCGCGTACGCGGAGGCGGGGCGCGCCTGGGTGGAGGTCGACGACGCCGACGAGGCCGTCGGCTACGTGGTGGTCGACCTGATCGACGGCTGCGCTCACGTGGAGCAGATCAGCGTCGACCCCGAGCACCAGGGCAGGGGGCTGGCCCGGCGATTGCTCGATGCGGTGGAGGCGTGGGCGGGAGCCCACCGGCTCCCGGCGCTCACCCTCACCACCTTCACGGAGGTGGCGTGGAACGCCTCGCTGTACGAGCACCTCGGCTTCCGCCGCATCGCCGATGACGCCGTCGGGCCCGAGCTTCGGGCGCTCGTGGCCCACGAGGCGGCCGCCGGGCTCGACCCCGGCGCGCGCACCTGCATGCGGCGGCCGGTCGCTACGACGAGGAGGGCTGCGCCGCCAGCCTGAGGGCGGACCAGTCGGGGCCCACGGTGATGACGTCGGTGCCCACCCAGCCGAGCGGCTGTGCCACCTCGTGGATGGCCCCCTCCGACAGGTCGGTCTCCAGCCCGGATCGCCCGGTGGGCCACAGCACCCAGAAGGCACCACTGGGGCGGATGGTGGCGACGAGCCAGTCGACGTTGCGCGCCAGGTGCGACCGGCTCGGCACGAAGCCCAGGATCAGGTCGACGGAGTCGCTGCGCTTCAGGCCGTGGCGGACGTCGGCTCCGTCGGGCACCGGCCCGAGCAGGTCGTCGAACCCCTCCGGTGCGTGCAGCACCGCCACCCTCGTGCCCGGGCCGATCCCCAGTCGCTCGGAGAGGGCGCGGGACCCCTCGACGGGGAACGTCTCAGCACGCTCTACCTCGTCCTCATCCACCTCCCCAGGATGCCCGCCCGAGGGTCATGCCGACTGCCGGTTCGGGTGCGCAAGCTCATTGGGCCGGACGCACGTTGACCTTTTCGCGTGGAAGGTCACTGTCATACCCCCGGTGGAGAATGGGTGCATGTTCGGGTCGTTGGCAGACGGGATCGGGGAGGCATTCGCTGCCGCGGACCGGCTCGTTGATGCCGAGCTGGCCGACGCGGTGGTTGCCCTGCAGGAGCACGCCCAGCGCCTGGAGGCGTTGCAGGCCCGGGTGTCGGCGAGGTTCGACGCCTCCAGGTCGTGGGCCGATGACGGTGCGCGCTCTGGGGCGGCGTGGTTGGCGTGGAGGCTCCGGGTGCCGCAGTCCGAGGCGCGGCGACGGATCCTGGCTGGTCGTTCGTGCCGGTCGATGCCTGTTGTCGATGAGGCGTGGCGCGCCGGTCGCATCGGTGCCGCCCACGTCGTGCTCTTGGCCCGTGCCGAGGCGTTGGACGCGCGGGCCTTCGCCCGTGATGAGGAGCTGTTGGTGGGCCACGCGACGTCGTTGCGGTTCTCGGCGTTCCAACGGGCGGTTGCCTATTGGTGTCAGCTGGCGGCACCCGACGCGGTGGAAGACGCTGCGGACGCGCAGCGGGCGCTGCGGGCGGTGCACCTGTCCCCGTCGATCGACGGCATGTGGTTCGGAAAGGTGACGCTCGACCCGGTGGGCGGCTCGATCGTGGGCGGCGAGCTCGCTCGATTGGAGCGGGAGATGTTCGAGGCCGACTGGCGCGAGGCCACCGACCGCCTTGGGCGCACGCCGTGCGTCGACGACTTGGCTCGCACCCCGGCGCAACGCCGTGCTGATGCGCTGGTGGAGATGGCCACCCGGTCCGGCTCCACGCCGGAAGGCGCGCAGCGGCCAGCGCCGCTGTTCTCGGTGCTGGTGGGCTTGGAGACGTTTGCGGGGCGGGTGTGCGAGCTGGCGAACGGTGCGGTGGTGACACCGGGATCGTTGGTGCCGTGGCTGACCGAGGCGGAGGTGGAGCGGGTGGTCTTCGATGGGGCGTCACGTGTGATCGACGTCGGCGTGAGGCAGCGGTTCTTCCGGGGTGCCACTCGCCGGGCAGCGCAGGTCCGTGACCGTCGCTGTCAGCACCCCACCTGCGACGAGCCTCTCGATCGGTGCCAGGTCGACCACATCGAGCCGGCCGCCGCCGGCGGGCTCACCACCTTGGCCAACGCCCGCCTCCTCTGCGGGTTCCACAACCGCCTCCGTGCCACCCGCACCGGCAAGACGAGCCCCACCGACGACGACGCCGAGGCCGACCCAGCCTGACCCGCCTCTCAGCTGTCGGGTTCGCCGGCCAGCGCCGTCAGCTCGTCCCACAGCCCGGTGATCACCTCGAGCACAGGGGTCTCTCGGGCGGCCGCCTCCGCCAGGCGGCCGTCGTGGGCAACGGCGCGTGCCTCGTCCGCCCACACCGCCTTGTCATCTCCGCGCAACGCTGCGACACTGGGCGCCGTGATGACCGCCGACCTCATCCTCGTACGCCTGATCTAGCGCACGCCGTCCACCACACGCGTGCGCTCACGACCTCCCCAGCGGGAGGTCGTCGCAGTTTTCCGACCGTTCGCCCATCCCCGACGCCCGCCACCGGACACACGAGCAAGCCAGTAGGAGCGCCATGAAGCTGACCGGGGCCCAGGCCCTCATCAAGAGCCTCGAGATGGAGCAGGTGGAGGTCATGTTCGGCCTTCCCGGTGGCGCCATCCTGCCGGTCTACGACCCCATCATCGACAGCTCGATCCGCCACATCCTGGTGCGCCACGAGCAGGGTGCCGGCCACATGGCCGAGGGCTACGCCATGGCCACCGGCCGGCCGGGCGTGGCCATGGTCACGAGCGGCCCGGCGGCGACCAACATCGTCACCCCCCTGTGCAACGCCTACATGGACTCCACCCCGCTGGTGGTCGTCACCGGCCAGGTGCCCTACTCCGCCATCGGCACCGACGCCTTCCAGGAGTGCGACACCACCGGCATCACCATGTCGATCACCAAGCACAACTGGCTGCTCTCCGACGCCCAGGACATCCCAAACGTGGTGCGCGAGGCCTTCCACATCGCCACCACAGGCCGTCCCGGCCCGGTGCTGATCGACATCCCCAAGGACGTCTCCACCGCCACCATGGACTGGCACTGGCCCGACTCGCTCGACCTGCCGGGCTACAAGCCCACCACCATCGGCCACCCGAAGATGATCAAGGAAGCGGCTCGGCTCATCCTGGAGTCGCGCCAGCCGGTGATCTACGCCGGCGGCGGCATCCTCAAGGCGCGGGCCGCCGAGGCGCTGAAGGAGCTGGTCGAGCTCACCGGCATCCACGTGGTCACCACCCTCATGGCCCGGGGCGCCTTCCCCGACGACCACGAGCTGTGCCTCGGCATGCCGGGCATGCACGGCAACTACACCGCCGTCACCTCCATGCAGCGGGCCGACCTGCTCATCGCCCTCGGCGCACGCTTCGACGATCGGGTCACCGGCAAGCTCGACGGCTTCGCCCCCGACGCCAAGATCATCCACGTCGACATCGACCCGGCCGAGCTGGGCAAGGTGCGCAACCCTGACGTGCCCATCGTGGGCGACTGCCGCCTGGTCATCGAGGACCTGATCTCCGCCATCCGCGACCTCCAGGCCGGCGGCATCGAGGCTCCCGACCGCAGCGCCTGGCGCACCACCATCAGCGGCTGGCAGGAGCAGTTCCCCTACGGCTACGAACCCCACGAGGAGGGCGACGCCCTCAAGCCGCAGTCCGTCATCGAGGCCCTGCGCGACTCGGCGCCCGACGACGCCATCGTCTGCTCGGGCGTGGGCCAGCACCAGATGTGGGCCAGCCAGTACTGGCGCTACAACCACCCCTACACCTGGATCAACTCCGGGGGCCTCGGCACCATGGGCTTCGCCGTCCCGGCCGCCATCGGGGCCAAGGTGGGCATGCCCGACCGCATGGTCTGGGCGATCGACGGTGACGGCTGCTTCCAGATGACCGCCCAGGAGCTCGTCACCGCCACCACCGAGCGCATCCCGGTCAAGATCGCCATCTTGAACAACGCCTACCTCGGCATGGTCCGCCAGTGGCAGGAGATGTTCTACGACGAGCGCTACTCCGAGGTGTACCTCTCGCCCGACGTCCCCGACTACGTGAAGTGGGCCGAAGCCATGGGCTGCGTGGGCCTGCGGGCGGAGTCGCCCGAGGAGGTCCAGCCCGTCATCGACAAGGCCAACGAGATCGACGACCGACCCGTGGTGATCGACTTCCGCACCGACAGCCGGGAGAAGGTCTTCCCGATGGTCGCCTCTGGCGCCACCAACGACGACATCCAGGTGCCGCCGTTCCAACAGCGGAAGGACATCTGATGGCGCAGCGCCACCACATCCTGTCGGTCCTCGTCGAGAACAAGGCTGGCGTGCTCGCCCGGGTCGCGGGGCTGTTCTCGCGCCGGGGCTACAACATCTTCTCCCTCGCCGTGGCTCCCACCGACGACGACCGCTTCAGTCGCATCACTGTCGTCGTCGACGTCGAGGCCACGCCCCTCGAGCAGATCACCAAGCAGCTGTTCAAGCTGGTCAACGTGGTCAAGATCAGCGAGCTCGACCCCGCCCAGGCCGTCGAGCGGGAGCTGCTCCTCTGCACCGTGCGGGCCCTCCCCGAGGTCCGCAGCCAGGTCACCGAGCTGGTGCAGATCTTCGAGGGGCGCATCCTCAGCGTCGGCCAGGACCAGCTGACTGTGAGCCTCGAGGGTCACCCTGGCAAGATCGATGACTTCGAAGAGCTCCTCCGGCCCTACGGGATCGTGGAGCTGCAGCGCACCGGACGGGTGGCGCTGCCCAAGCTCGAGCGCCAGGCATCCCGCCTGCGCGCCGTCAAGAACAAGGTGGGATGACCCCGATGGCAGCAAACGTCTACTACGAGTCCGACGCCGACCGGTCGCTGATCGCGGCCCGCAAGGTGGCGGTCATCGGCTACGGGTCACAGGGCCATGCCCACGCCCTCAACCTCAAGGAGTCGGGCATCGACGTCCGCGTCGGCTTGCGCGAGGCCTCCTCCTCCCGAGCCAAGGCCACCGAAGCCGGCCTGAGGGTCGCCACCGTGGCCGACGCCGTGGCCGAGGCCGACCTGGTGATGGTGCTGCTGCCCGACACCGAGCAGCGCGACGTCTACGAGGCCGAGATCGCTCCCAACCTGTCGCATGGCGACGCCCTCTTCTTCGCCCACGGCTTCAACATCCGCTTCGGCCAGATCACCCCGCCCGACGGCGTCGACGTGGCCATGGTCGCCCCCAAGGGCCCTGGTCACCTGGTGCGGCGCACCTACACCGAGGGTGGCGGCGTGCCGTGCCTCATCGCCGTGGCCCAGGACGCATCCGGCAAGGCCCGCGACCTTGCCCTGTCCTACGCCGACGCCATCGGCGGGGCCCGCGCCGGCGTGCTCGAGACCACCTTCGAGGAGGAGACCGAGACCGACCTCTTCGGCGAGCAGGTGGTGCTGTGCGGCGGGGTCACCGCCCTGGTGCAGGCCGGGTTCGAGACCCTCGTCGAGGCGGGCTACCAGCCCGAGTCGGCCTACTTCGAGTGCCTCCACGAGCTGAAGCTCATCGTCGACCTCATGTACGAGCAGGGCATCGGTGGCATGCGCTACTCGATCTCCGACACCGCCGAGTACGGCGACCTCACCCGCGGCCCCCGCATCATCGACGCCGACACCAAGGCGCGGATGAAGGAGATCCTCGGTGAGATCCAGAGCGGTGCCTTCGCCGAGGAGTGGATCGCCGAGAGCCGGGGCGGCCGCAAGCGCTTCAAGGAGCTCGAGGCGGCGGGTGAGGCACACCAGATCGAGCATGTCGGTGCCGAGCTGCGCGGGATGATGCCCTGGATCTCCGAGGGCAAGACCCGCGTGCAGGACGTCTCGGGCGGCTGATCCAGGACCCGCACCATTGCCGACACCCGATCCGCCCGAGCGGGCAGACTCGTACCACTGGACGACCTCGACACGGGAGATCCGATGACGCGAGCGAGCAGCTGCACCACACTTCCTCCGATCCGCAACACCATGTGGGTCGAAGCACGGTTCGGGCACCGCTGATGGCGGTCACCGCATCATCGGGCACCGCCAGCGAGGCGACCGACGTGATCGACCGCGAGGCGCTGCTCGACCGCTACCAGGCCACCCGCGACGCCACCGAGCGCCTCGCCGCCGTCCTCGCCCCCGAGGACCAGGTGGTCCAGACGATGCCCGACGTGAGCCCCACCAAGTGGCATCGGGCCCACGTCACCTGGTTCTTCGAGACCTTCCTGCTCGGTGAGCTGGCGCCGGGCCACGAGCCGTTCCACCCGGGCTTCGGCTACCTCTTCAACAGCTACTACGAGCAGGTGGGGGAGCGTCACCCACGGGCCGAGCGGGGTCTCATCTCCCGGCCCACCGTCGCCGAGGTCGGTGAGTACCGCCGGGCTGTCGACGCTGCCATGGCCGGCCTCGTGGCCGCCGTGGACGAGCGCACCTGGACCGGGCTGGCCGCGCCGAGGATCGAGCTCGGGGTCCACCACGAGCAGCAGCACCAGGAGCTGCTGCTCATGGACATCAAGCACGTGCTCTCGTGCAACCCCCTGGCCCCGGCGTACGTGCCCGACGAGTGCGACCCGGCCGTCGACCTCACCCCGCAGGGCTGGGTCGACCTGGAGGGAGGGCTGGTGGAGGTCGGCGGGGAGCCCGATGGCTTCTCGTTCGACAACGAAGCCCCCCGGCACCCGGTGTTCCTCCAGCCCTACCGGCTGGCCAACCGCCTCGTCACCAACGGCGAGTGGCTGACCTTCATCGACGACGGCGGCTACGAGCGGGCCGAGCTTTGGCTCTCCGACGGTTGGGCGGCGGTGCAGGCCGAGGGTTGGGGTTCGCCGCTCCACTGGCGGCGGGAAGGCGACGCCTGGCGGATCTTCACCCTCGCCGGTGAGCGGCCGGTAGACCTGGCCGAGCCGGTCTGCCATGTGAGCCACTACGAGGCCGACGCCTTCGCCCGCTGGGCGGGCTGCCGCCTGCCCCTCGAGGCGGAGTGGGAGCATGCCGTGGCTGGTCAGGCGGTGGAGGGCAACCTGCTCGATCCCCACGCTCCCGCCACCGGGGCGCCGCACCCCCGCCCCGCTCCGGCTGCCGCCGGTGGAGGGGTGCGCCAGGCCTTCGGCGACGTGTGGGAGTGGACCTCCAGCCCCTATGTGGCCTACCCGGGCTTCCGGCCGGCCGAGGGGGCGATCGGTGAGTACAACGGCAAGTTCATGTCCAACCAGGTGGTGCTCCGCGGCGGGTCTTGCCTCACGCCTCGCGACCACGTTCGGCCGACCTACCGGAACTTCTTCCCGCCCTCGGCGCGGTGGCAGGCCGGTGGGTTGCGCCTGGCCGCCGACGCCTGACCGCCCGTCGCGGTCCCGGGCCGCGATCGGGTCGGGGGCACGGGGCCCGGCGCTAGCGTGATCGTCGTGGGAGGCGAGAGCACCGCTCGTTTCGTCGCGTCATCGCGCACGTGGCGGGCGGCCAGAGGCGGGTCGTGGCATCGCCGCGTGCTCGACGCCGTCGCCGACGCGGTGCTGGTGCTCGACCCGGACGACGTCGTCACCTATGCCAACGACGCGGCCGTCACGCTGCTCGCCCGGCCCGCTGACGTCCTGGTCGGGTCCCACCTGGCCGACCTGGCGGCACCCGGGCCGGCCGCACCGCTCCCGCTCGAGCCGATCGGGGAGGGTCTCCCTGAGGAGCGGCCGGTCGCCGACGTGTGGGTCCTGCCCGATGGCACCCCAATCCCGGTCGAGGTCCTCTCGGCCCCGCTCCTGGGCCCGGGCGGCCAGGAGGGCATCGTGTTGACCCTTCGACCGGCGATCGTCCGCGACGGGTCCCTCTACGAGATCGAGCTGCTCCGCCTCACCGCCAGCGAGCAGGCGCAGCGGACGAACGTCCACCAGCTCCAGGAGGCGGTGCAGCCGCCCCAGCCCGAGGTCGACGGTGTCGAGCTCGGCGTCCACTACCTCTCGGCCGACCGGTCGGCTCCGACCGGCGGTGACCTCTACGACTGGCAGGTCCTGCCCGACGGCGACCTCCACCTCCTCGTCGTCGACGTGATCGGCAAGGGGGTGGCGGCCACCAAGGACGCTCTGGCGGTGGTCCACGTGCTGCGGGTGCTGGTGCTCGAGGGCTTCCCCATGGACCGCCTCGTCGAACGTGCCGACGACCTCCTCGCCCGCACGAACCGCGACCTCGTGGCCACGGTCCTCGTGGGTCGCTACACGCCCGCCACCGGACGCCTGGTGCTGGCCGGCGGCGGCCACCCACCGCTGCTGGTCGTCCGCTCCGACGGTGAGGTCGAGGAGGTGGCGGCGCCGGGGATCCCCCTGGGCTGGCCGGGTGCCGGCAGCTTCAAGCTCACCGAGGTCCACCTCGGTCGGTCGGAGACGGCGGTGCTCTACACCGACGGCCTCATCGAGGCCCGACGGGACATCCTCGCCGGCATCGCCGACCTCAAGACGGCGGCCGCCGAGACCTCGGGGTACCCGGCCCGACACCTCCCTCGTGTGCTCATCGAGCGTGCCCTGGCCGGGGCCCAGCGTCACGACGACAGCCTGGCCCTCGTGGTCCGCAGGCGCTGTCCACCACCGCCGGACGGAACCCGTCTGCTGGGCCCGTTCGAGCACCGGTTCACGCCGCACCTGGTGTCGGTCCCCGTGGCCCGATCGCTGTTCGGTGACTGGCTGCGCCATCAGGGCCTCGACGAGGCGACCGTGGCCGACCAGCTGTTGGTCGCCTCCGAGCTGTGCACCAACGCGGTGTGCTTCGCCACCGGATCGGTGGGCAGCATCACCCTGCGGGGCGAGGCCCGCGGCACCGACCTGGTGGTCGAGGTCGCCGACGACGGCGGCGGGTTCACCCAGGAGCTCACCCGTTTCGCAGAGCTGCCGACCCCGGAGCAGCTCACCGGTCGTGGTCTCTTCATCGTCGATGCCATGGTGGACGAGCTCATCGTCAACCAGTCGTGGGACCGCACGGTCGTCAGCGCCACCCGCCACGCCGTCTTTCCGGAGGAGTCCGAGTGACCGACCCCGCTGACCACGCCACCTCTGACGCCCCATCCTTCGACGTGGAGGTGGCGGCCGACGGCGCCCGGACCGTCCTCGCCCTGCGCGGCGAGCTCGACGCCTACACCGTCGCCCGCCTGGCCGAGGAGATCGTGAACCTCGGCGACATGGCCGGTCGCCACGTGATCCTCGACCTCGGTGCCGTCGGCTTCGTCGACTCCGCCGGGCTGTCGTCACTCGTCGCCGGCATCACCGCGGTGCGCGACGGCGGCGGGGCTGTCTCGATCCGGGCGGTGAGCCCCCAGCTCCGCAAGCTCTTCGAGATCACCGGCCTCACCCGGATGGTGACGCTCGAGTAGCACCGGAGACGGGCCGAGGACCTACATCGTCTCGGCGAAGCTCACCTCTCCCTCGCCCCGCAGCACGTTCTTGAGCAGCTTGCCCGAGGCGTTGCGCGGGAGCTTGTCGTCGACGAGCTCGACGTAGGCCGGGACCTTGAAGTTGGCGAGTGCCTCGGCCACCCACGACCTGACCTCGTCCTCGCTGATGGACGCCCCCGGCTCGACCTGGACGACCGCCTTGACCTCCTCGCCGAGGCTCGGGTGGGCCACGCCGATGACGGCGGCGTCGGCCACGGCCGGGTGCTCGACCAGCCGGTTCTCGATCTCGACGCAGTAGATGTTCTCGCCGCCCCGGATGATCATGTCCTTGGCCCGGTCGGTGATGTAGAGGAAGCCCTCGTCGTCGAGGTAGCCCACGTCGCCGGAGTGCAACCAGCCGTCGGTCACCGCCTCGGCCGAGGCCTCGGGCTTGCCCCAGTACCCGGGCATGATGATCGGACCCTTGATCCAGATCTCGCCGGTCGCACCGGTGGGGACGTCGTTGCCGTCGGCGTCGACGACCCGGAGGTCGACCACGGGCATGGCCCGCCCCACGGAGTCCGGCCGGTCGAGGAAGTCCTGGCCGCTGTTGACGGTGGCGACCGAGCTGGACTCGGTGAGGCCGTAGGCGTTGCCGAGCGTGCGCACGTTGGGGAACGTCTCCTGCACCCGACGCTGCAGCTCGCCGGCGGAGGGGGAGCCGCCGTAGGCGACGGAGGTGACCGACGAGAGGTCGTGGTCGTGGCGCTCGGGGTGCTCCACAAGCCTCCAGACCATGGTGGGCACGGTGGCCCAGACCGTGACCTTCTCCTGCTCGATGAGCTCCATGGCCTTCACCGGTTCGAAGCGGCCCTGGGGGATCACCAGCTTGATGCCGCCGAGCAGGCCGACCACGAGGCCCGAGTGGCAGCCCGAGACGTGGAAGAGCGGGGAGGTGAGCAGTGAGGCATTCTGGGTGCTCTGGTCGAAGACGGCGCCGCCACCGAGCATGCCCCCGGCGATGGCGTTGTACATCGTGTTCTGGAGGTTGGCGATCATCGACCGGTGGGTGGAGATGGCGCCCTTGGGCTTCCCGGTGGTGCCGCTGGTGTAGAAGATGACCGCCGGGTCGGCCTCGTCGATCGGCGTGTCGCGCATGGTGGGCGTGGGGTCGGCGGTGAGCTCGGCGAAGCGGCGGACGGCCACCCCCGAGGCCCCGGCGTCCGGGAAGTCGCCAGGGTCGGCGTCGATGAGGTAGACGGCCTCGAGGTCTGGCAGGTCGCCGAGGCGGTCGGCGATCCGCTCGAAGCGGCCGCGGTCGGCCACGAGCACCTTCGAGCCGGAGTCCTGGAGCCCGTAGACGATCTCCTCGGTCTTCCACCACCCGTTGAGGCCCACGAGGATGGCGCCGAGGTCGACGGTCGCCCAGAAGGCCAGGCACCACTCGGGGTTGTTGGCCGACAGCACGGCCACCCGGTCGCTGTGCCCGACGCCGCAGTCGTCCCGCAGGTGGTTCGAGACCGAGTTGGCCTCGGCGATGAACGTGGCGAAGCCCCAGCGGCGGTTGCCGTAGACGATGAAGGTCTGGTCGTCGCCCCGGGCGGCGCCGAGCTCGGCGACGACCCGCAACGAGGGGAGACGCTCCTTGTAGGCCTTCATCTCCACGCCGTCGATCACCTCGGTGGTGACCTCGAACATGCCTCCCGGTCCGGTCAGCTCGGCATGGACCTCGGCTCTGGTCGGCATCTGGCTGGTCTCCCTCGGTGTCGGTTTCGCGGAGAGATCCTGCCACGTTCGCTGACGTCGATGTCAGCGGCGAACCGGCGTGGCCCCGGGCCCGCCGCCGGGGAGGCGTCAGGACAGGTGCGCCACCACGTGGTCGATGCAAGCGGTGAGGGCAGCCACGTCGTCGGGCTCCACGGCGGGGAACATCCCAACCCGTAGCTGGTTGCGGCCCAGCTTGCGGTAGGCGTCGGTGTCGACGATGCCGTTGGCCCGGAGGACGGAGCTGACGGCGTTGGCGTCGATGGCGTCGTCGAGGTCGATGGTGCCGACCACGGGGCTGCGCATGGCGGGGTCGGCGACGAAGGGTGTGGCGTAGTCGCAGGCCTCGGCCCATCCGTAGAGGATGGCGGCCGACGCCTCGCTGCGACCGGCGGCGAAGTCCATGCCGCCATTGCCGTTGAGCCAGCGCAGCTGCTGGTCGAGCAGGAACAGCGTGGCGAGGGCGGGCGTGTTGTAGGTCTGGTCCTTGCGGCTGTTGTCGAGGGCGGTCACGAGGTCGAGGGAGGTGGGGATCCACCGTCCGGTGCCGCTGATGCGACTGATGCGGTCGATGGCGGCGGGCGAGCACGCGGCGATCCAGAGCCCGCCGTCGGCCGCGAGGTTCTTCTGCGGGGCGAAGTAGTAGGCGTCGACCTGGCTGGCGTCGAAGCGGATACCGCCGGCGGCCGACGTGGCGTCGACGAGCACCAGGGCGTCGTCGGCCGAGGTGCCCTCGGGCCGGCGCAGCTCCATGGCCACGCCCGTGGAGGTCTCGTTGTGGGTCAGGGCGTAGGCGTCGATCGACGGATCGGCCCGGGGGGTGGGGTGGCTGCCCACTGGGGCCTCGATCACCTCGGCCGGCCCGAGGTGGGGGGCGGCGTCGGCGGCGGCAGCGAACTTGGACGAGAACTCCCCGAACACCAGGTGCTGGCTGTGCGACTCGATCAGCCCGAAGGTGGCGATGTCCCAGAACACGGTGGTGCCGCCGTTGCCGAGCACGATCTCGTAGCCGTCGGGGAGGCCGAGCAGCTCAGTGAGCCCCCGGCGGATGGAGCCGACCACGTCCTTCACCGGCGCCTGGCGGTGGCTCGTGCCCAACCACGTGCCGGCGACGGCGGCGAGGGCCTCGACGGCCTCGCGCCGGACCTTCGAGGGCCCGCAGCCGAAGCGCCCGTCGGCGGGCAGGAGGTCGGCCGGGATGCGGATGTCGGGGGTGGTTTCACTCATCACGTGCCACTATCGCGGGAGCCCTCCACACCGGCGAATCCGATCAGGAGCGACCACCCCCCATGTCCAGGATCTCCGCCCGCATCGCCGCGATCGCCGAGTCGGCGACCCTCGCAGTCGACGCCAAGTACAAGGCCCTGAAGGCTGCCGGCGAGGACGTCATCGGCTTCGGCGCAGGCGAGCCCGACTTCCCCACGCCCGACCACATCGTGGAGGCGGCCGTGGCCGCCTGCCGCGACCCCAGGAACCACAAGTACTCGCCCGCCGCCGGGCTCCCCGAGCTGCGAGAGGCCATCGCCGTCAAGACCCTCCGCGACTCCGGCTACCAGGTCGCCGCCAAGCAGGTGCTGGTCACCAACGGCGGCAAGCATGCCCTCTACAGCACCTTCGCCACGCTGCTCGACCCCGGCGACGAGGTGCTGCTGCCGGCGCCCTACTGGACCACCTACCCCGAGCCGATCGCCCTCGCCGGTGGCGTCCCCGTGGTCCTGCCGACCGACGTCTCCACCGGCTTCAAGGTCAGTCTCGACCAGCTCGACGCGGCCGTCACCGAGCGGACCAAGGTCCTGGTGTTCGTCTCTCCCTCCAACCCCACCGGTGCGGTGTACTCGCCCGCCCAGGTGGAGGCGGTTGGCCGCTGGGCGCTCGAGCGCGGCATCTGGGTCGTCACCGACGAGATCTACGAGCACCTCACCTACGGCGACCACGTGTTC from Acidimicrobiales bacterium includes:
- a CDS encoding DUF4260 domain-containing protein; translated protein: MTSATITTVPPDAAPGPMVPDRASVLSLRAEGAATFIVALAAYQALGAGWLPFSLIFLAPDLSMLGYLRGPVTGARAYNLGHNLVLPVALGAAGLALTLVGVQAVALIWVAHVGLDRALGFGLKSPAGFRHTHLGTVGRG
- a CDS encoding GNAT family N-acetyltransferase, which codes for MIRLARAADAERLRSIERAAGAAFAEVGLDAVAADEPLAVEVLVAYAEAGRAWVEVDDADEAVGYVVVDLIDGCAHVEQISVDPEHQGRGLARRLLDAVEAWAGAHRLPALTLTTFTEVAWNASLYEHLGFRRIADDAVGPELRALVAHEAAAGLDPGARTCMRRPVATTRRAAPPA
- a CDS encoding DUF3052 domain-containing protein, yielding MDEDEVERAETFPVEGSRALSERLGIGPGTRVAVLHAPEGFDDLLGPVPDGADVRHGLKRSDSVDLILGFVPSRSHLARNVDWLVATIRPSGAFWVLWPTGRSGLETDLSEGAIHEVAQPLGWVGTDVITVGPDWSALRLAAQPSSS
- a CDS encoding DUF222 domain-containing protein, which gives rise to MADGIGEAFAAADRLVDAELADAVVALQEHAQRLEALQARVSARFDASRSWADDGARSGAAWLAWRLRVPQSEARRRILAGRSCRSMPVVDEAWRAGRIGAAHVVLLARAEALDARAFARDEELLVGHATSLRFSAFQRAVAYWCQLAAPDAVEDAADAQRALRAVHLSPSIDGMWFGKVTLDPVGGSIVGGELARLEREMFEADWREATDRLGRTPCVDDLARTPAQRRADALVEMATRSGSTPEGAQRPAPLFSVLVGLETFAGRVCELANGAVVTPGSLVPWLTEAEVERVVFDGASRVIDVGVRQRFFRGATRRAAQVRDRRCQHPTCDEPLDRCQVDHIEPAAAGGLTTLANARLLCGFHNRLRATRTGKTSPTDDDAEADPA
- the ilvN gene encoding acetolactate synthase small subunit translates to MAQRHHILSVLVENKAGVLARVAGLFSRRGYNIFSLAVAPTDDDRFSRITVVVDVEATPLEQITKQLFKLVNVVKISELDPAQAVERELLLCTVRALPEVRSQVTELVQIFEGRILSVGQDQLTVSLEGHPGKIDDFEELLRPYGIVELQRTGRVALPKLERQASRLRAVKNKVG
- the ilvC gene encoding ketol-acid reductoisomerase; translated protein: MAANVYYESDADRSLIAARKVAVIGYGSQGHAHALNLKESGIDVRVGLREASSSRAKATEAGLRVATVADAVAEADLVMVLLPDTEQRDVYEAEIAPNLSHGDALFFAHGFNIRFGQITPPDGVDVAMVAPKGPGHLVRRTYTEGGGVPCLIAVAQDASGKARDLALSYADAIGGARAGVLETTFEEETETDLFGEQVVLCGGVTALVQAGFETLVEAGYQPESAYFECLHELKLIVDLMYEQGIGGMRYSISDTAEYGDLTRGPRIIDADTKARMKEILGEIQSGAFAEEWIAESRGGRKRFKELEAAGEAHQIEHVGAELRGMMPWISEGKTRVQDVSGG
- the egtB gene encoding ergothioneine biosynthesis protein EgtB — protein: MAVTASSGTASEATDVIDREALLDRYQATRDATERLAAVLAPEDQVVQTMPDVSPTKWHRAHVTWFFETFLLGELAPGHEPFHPGFGYLFNSYYEQVGERHPRAERGLISRPTVAEVGEYRRAVDAAMAGLVAAVDERTWTGLAAPRIELGVHHEQQHQELLLMDIKHVLSCNPLAPAYVPDECDPAVDLTPQGWVDLEGGLVEVGGEPDGFSFDNEAPRHPVFLQPYRLANRLVTNGEWLTFIDDGGYERAELWLSDGWAAVQAEGWGSPLHWRREGDAWRIFTLAGERPVDLAEPVCHVSHYEADAFARWAGCRLPLEAEWEHAVAGQAVEGNLLDPHAPATGAPHPRPAPAAAGGGVRQAFGDVWEWTSSPYVAYPGFRPAEGAIGEYNGKFMSNQVVLRGGSCLTPRDHVRPTYRNFFPPSARWQAGGLRLAADA